A genomic stretch from Enterobacter oligotrophicus includes:
- the tatC gene encoding Sec-independent protein translocase subunit TatC, whose protein sequence is MAVDDTQPLITHLIELRKRLLNCIIAVCLIFLCLVYFANDIYQVVSAPLIKQMPLGATMIATDVASPFFTPIKLTFWVSLIASAPVILYQVWAFVAPALYKHERKLVIPLLVSSSLLFYIGMAFAYFVVFPLAFGFLTHTAPEGVQVSTDIASYLSFVMALFMAFGVAFEVPVAIVLLCWVGVTTPEDLRKKRPYILVGAFVVGMLLTPPDVFSQTLLAIPMYCLFEVGVFFSRFYVGKRRPQDDEDDEPEKTTEE, encoded by the coding sequence ATGGCAGTAGATGATACTCAACCGCTCATTACGCACCTTATTGAGCTGCGTAAGCGCCTGTTAAACTGCATTATTGCGGTTTGCCTAATTTTCTTATGCCTGGTTTATTTCGCCAACGATATCTACCAGGTGGTTTCTGCGCCGCTGATTAAGCAGATGCCGTTGGGTGCAACGATGATTGCAACGGACGTTGCCTCGCCGTTTTTCACCCCGATCAAGCTGACGTTTTGGGTTTCGTTGATTGCGTCTGCGCCGGTCATTTTGTACCAGGTCTGGGCGTTTGTGGCCCCGGCACTGTACAAGCATGAACGTAAACTGGTGATCCCGCTGCTGGTATCCAGCTCGCTGCTGTTCTATATCGGTATGGCGTTCGCCTATTTCGTGGTCTTCCCGCTGGCCTTTGGCTTCCTGACGCATACCGCGCCGGAAGGCGTTCAGGTGTCGACGGACATCGCCAGTTACCTCAGTTTCGTCATGGCACTGTTTATGGCCTTTGGCGTGGCGTTTGAAGTGCCGGTCGCGATTGTTCTGCTCTGCTGGGTGGGCGTAACCACGCCAGAAGATCTGCGAAAAAAACGTCCGTATATCCTGGTGGGCGCGTTTGTTGTTGGTATGTTGCTGACGCCACCGGATGTTTTCTCGCAGACTTTACTGGCAATACCGATGTACTGCCTGTTTGAAGTTGGCGTGTTCTTCTCGCGCTTCTATGTAGGCAAGCGACGCCCACAGGACGACGAAGACGACGAACCTGAAAAGA
- the tatB gene encoding Sec-independent protein translocase protein TatB: MFDIGFGELLLVFVIGLIVLGPQRLPVAVKTVAGWVRALRSLATTVQNELAQELKLQEFQDSLKKVEKASMENLTPELKASMDELREAAESMKRSYSINDPEKASDEANTIHNPVVKGSEEQREGVTPSSAEHQAAAPEQTPQESEVKKQVQPEEPVVKAAEVKPAAPVSESSPSSSDKA, translated from the coding sequence GTGTTCGACATTGGTTTTGGTGAGTTACTGCTGGTCTTTGTGATTGGTCTGATTGTGCTGGGGCCGCAGCGTTTACCTGTTGCGGTGAAAACCGTTGCGGGTTGGGTGCGGGCGCTTCGCTCGCTGGCAACGACTGTACAGAACGAGCTGGCGCAGGAACTTAAGCTCCAGGAGTTTCAGGACAGCCTGAAAAAGGTTGAGAAGGCGAGCATGGAAAACCTGACGCCAGAGCTGAAAGCCTCTATGGACGAACTGCGCGAAGCGGCGGAATCGATGAAGCGTTCTTACAGCATCAACGATCCTGAAAAGGCGAGCGATGAAGCGAATACCATCCATAATCCGGTGGTGAAGGGCAGCGAAGAGCAGCGCGAAGGGGTAACGCCTTCCAGCGCAGAGCATCAGGCCGCCGCGCCAGAACAGACGCCGCAGGAATCCGAAGTGAAAAAACAGGTGCAACCGGAAGAGCCCGTTGTTAAAGCGGCTGAAGTAAAGCCCGCCGCGCCCGTTTCCGAATCATCCCCCTCGTCGAGTGATAAAGCGTAA
- the tatA gene encoding Sec-independent protein translocase subunit TatA — MGGISIWQLLIIAVIVVLLFGTKKLGSIGSDLGASIKGFKKAMGDDENKQDKSSQDADFTAKPIADKQDEAKKEDAKRHDKEQV; from the coding sequence ATGGGTGGTATCAGTATCTGGCAATTGTTAATTATTGCCGTCATCGTTGTGCTGCTGTTTGGCACGAAGAAACTCGGTTCTATCGGTTCCGATCTTGGCGCATCTATCAAAGGCTTTAAGAAAGCCATGGGCGATGATGAGAATAAGCAGGATAAATCCAGTCAGGATGCGGACTTTACTGCTAAACCCATCGCCGACAAGCAAGATGAAGCCAAAAAGGAAGACGCTAAACGCCACGATAAAGAGCAGGTGTAA
- the ubiB gene encoding ubiquinone biosynthesis regulatory protein kinase UbiB: MTPGEIRRLYFIVHTFLSYGLDELIPKMRITLPLRIWRRMLFWMPNRHKGQPLGERLRLALQELGPVWIKFGQMLSTRRDLFPPQIADQLALLQDRVAPFDGERAKKQIEEAMGNIPVETWFDDFDIQPLASASIAQVHTARLKENGKDVVIKVIRPDILPIIKADMKLIYRLARWVPRLLPDGRRLRPLEVVREYEKTLIDELNLLRESANAIQLRRNFEDSPMLYVPEVYSDYCSQNMMVMERIYGIPVSDVVALEKQGTNMKLLAERGVQVFFTQVFRDSFFHADMHPGNIFVSYEHPENPKYIGIDCGIVGSLNKEDKRYLAENFIAFFNRDYRKVAELHVDSGWVPPDTNVEEFEFAIRTVCEPIFEKPLAEISFGHVLLNLFNTARRFNMEVQPQLVLLQKTLLYVEGVGRQLYPQLDLWKTAKPFLESWIKDQVGIPALVRSLKEKGPFWIEKMPEIPELVYDSLRQSKNLQHSMDKIARELQSSRVRQGQSRYLFGIGATLLLSGTLLLINRPDWQMMPAWLMAAGAVVWLAGWRKTR, encoded by the coding sequence ATGACGCCTGGTGAAATTCGGCGCCTCTACTTTATCGTCCACACCTTTTTGAGTTACGGGCTCGACGAGCTTATCCCCAAAATGCGTATCACGCTGCCACTTCGAATCTGGCGGCGGATGTTGTTCTGGATGCCCAATCGCCATAAAGGTCAGCCGCTGGGGGAACGCCTGCGTCTGGCGTTACAAGAGCTTGGCCCGGTATGGATCAAGTTTGGGCAGATGCTCTCTACCCGCCGGGATCTCTTCCCGCCGCAAATTGCCGATCAACTGGCCTTGCTACAGGATCGCGTCGCGCCGTTTGACGGCGAAAGAGCGAAGAAACAGATCGAAGAGGCAATGGGAAATATTCCTGTTGAAACCTGGTTTGACGATTTCGACATCCAACCCCTGGCGTCTGCGTCTATTGCTCAGGTGCATACGGCGCGGCTGAAGGAAAACGGCAAAGATGTGGTGATTAAGGTTATTCGCCCGGATATCCTGCCGATCATTAAAGCTGACATGAAGCTGATTTATCGTCTGGCTCGCTGGGTGCCGCGTCTGCTCCCTGACGGACGTCGTCTACGCCCACTGGAAGTGGTGCGAGAATATGAAAAAACGCTGATTGATGAGTTAAACCTGCTGCGTGAGTCAGCGAACGCCATCCAGTTGCGCCGTAATTTCGAAGACAGCCCGATGTTGTATGTTCCTGAGGTTTACTCTGACTATTGCAGCCAGAACATGATGGTGATGGAACGTATCTACGGTATTCCGGTATCGGATGTGGTTGCCCTGGAAAAACAGGGGACTAACATGAAGCTGTTGGCCGAGCGTGGCGTGCAGGTCTTCTTTACCCAGGTGTTCCGCGACAGTTTTTTCCATGCCGATATGCATCCGGGAAACATTTTTGTCAGCTATGAGCACCCTGAGAATCCGAAGTATATCGGTATTGATTGCGGGATTGTGGGTTCGCTGAACAAAGAAGATAAGCGTTACCTCGCCGAGAACTTTATCGCCTTCTTTAACCGCGACTACCGAAAGGTGGCCGAGCTGCACGTGGATTCAGGCTGGGTTCCGCCAGATACTAACGTCGAAGAGTTTGAGTTCGCGATCCGTACCGTGTGTGAGCCTATTTTCGAAAAGCCCCTGGCAGAGATCTCCTTCGGCCACGTTTTACTGAACCTGTTCAACACCGCGCGTCGCTTCAACATGGAAGTGCAGCCTCAATTAGTTTTACTTCAGAAAACATTACTTTACGTTGAGGGCGTAGGCCGCCAGCTCTATCCTCAGTTAGACTTGTGGAAAACCGCGAAACCTTTCCTTGAATCCTGGATTAAGGATCAGGTCGGTATTCCAGCGCTGGTGCGCTCTCTGAAAGAGAAAGGCCCGTTCTGGATTGAAAAAATGCCTGAAATTCCTGAACTGGTTTACGACAGTTTGCGTCAGAGCAAGAACCTTCAGCACAGCATGGATAAAATCGCTCGCGAGCTTCAATCCAGCCGCGTGCGCCAGGGACAGTCACGTTATCTCTTTGGGATTGGGGCTACACTGCTGTTAAGTGGCACGTTGCTGCTGATCAATCGCCCGGACTGGCAAATGATGCCCGCCTGGCTGATGGCTGCAGGCGCTGTGGTCTGGCTTGCTGGCTGGAGAAAAACGCGCTGA
- the ubiJ gene encoding ubiquinone biosynthesis protein UbiJ, whose translation MPFKPLVTAGIENALNAFLYRAPALKTARQRLNGKVLRIVLKEFSTPLVLVFSERQLDVLGEWEGEADCSVITHLSVLPKLRDRQRLTALIRSGELEVEGDIQVVQNFVALSDLAEFDPAELLAPYIGDIAAEGMSKAIHGGTAFLRKSLQRQQRYAAEVLTEEWRMAPGPLEVAWFAEETAAVERAVDALTKRLEKLEGK comes from the coding sequence GTGCCCTTTAAACCCTTAGTCACCGCAGGCATTGAGAATGCACTGAACGCCTTTTTGTATCGCGCACCGGCGCTGAAAACCGCACGTCAGCGGTTAAACGGAAAGGTTTTGCGTATTGTTTTAAAAGAGTTCTCGACGCCGCTTGTGCTGGTTTTCAGCGAACGCCAGCTTGACGTTCTGGGTGAGTGGGAAGGCGAGGCTGACTGCTCGGTTATTACGCATTTGAGCGTGCTGCCCAAACTACGAGATCGTCAGCGACTGACGGCGCTGATCCGCAGCGGCGAGCTTGAAGTTGAGGGCGACATCCAGGTCGTGCAGAATTTCGTTGCACTGAGCGATTTAGCCGAGTTCGACCCGGCAGAACTGCTGGCACCGTATATAGGCGATATTGCTGCAGAAGGGATGAGCAAAGCCATTCATGGTGGTACGGCTTTCCTGCGCAAAAGCCTGCAGCGACAGCAGCGCTATGCGGCAGAAGTGCTCACCGAAGAGTGGCGTATGGCACCCGGACCACTGGAAGTGGCATGGTTTGCGGAAGAGACCGCAGCGGTTGAACGTGCGGTTGATGCGTTAACCAAACGGCTGGAAAAACTGGAGGGCAAATGA
- the ubiE gene encoding bifunctional demethylmenaquinone methyltransferase/2-methoxy-6-polyprenyl-1,4-benzoquinol methylase UbiE, translated as MVDDSQDTTHFGFQTVAKAQKADMVAHVFHSVAAKYDVMNDLMSFGIHRLWKRFTIDCSGVRRGQTVLDLAGGTGDLTAKFSRLVGETGRVVLADINDSMLKMGREKLRNIGVVGNVEYVQANAEALPFPDNTFDCITISFGLRNVTDKDKALRSMYRVLKPGGRLLVLEFSKPIIDPLSKAYDAYSFHVLPRIGELVANDAESYRYLAESIRMHPDQDTLKAMMQDAEFENVEYFNMTAGVVALHRGYKF; from the coding sequence ATGGTTGACGATTCACAAGACACGACGCACTTTGGCTTTCAGACTGTCGCCAAAGCGCAGAAGGCTGACATGGTGGCCCACGTATTTCATTCCGTGGCGGCGAAGTACGATGTGATGAATGACTTGATGTCGTTCGGCATTCATCGCTTGTGGAAGCGCTTCACCATTGACTGTAGCGGCGTGCGTCGCGGACAAACGGTGCTGGATCTGGCAGGTGGCACCGGCGACCTGACGGCGAAATTCTCCCGTCTGGTGGGTGAAACCGGCCGCGTGGTGCTGGCAGATATCAACGATTCCATGCTGAAAATGGGACGCGAGAAACTGCGTAACATCGGCGTGGTGGGTAATGTGGAATATGTGCAGGCAAACGCGGAAGCGCTGCCGTTCCCGGATAACACCTTTGACTGCATCACTATCTCGTTCGGGCTGCGTAATGTGACCGATAAAGACAAAGCGCTGCGCTCCATGTACCGCGTGCTCAAGCCGGGTGGACGCCTGCTGGTGCTCGAATTCTCTAAGCCGATTATCGATCCGCTGAGCAAAGCCTACGACGCCTATTCGTTCCACGTTCTTCCGCGTATTGGTGAGCTGGTGGCAAACGACGCCGAGAGCTATCGCTACCTGGCCGAATCCATTCGTATGCACCCGGATCAGGACACCCTGAAAGCCATGATGCAGGATGCGGAATTTGAGAATGTTGAATACTTCAATATGACGGCAGGTGTCGTTGCGCTTCATCGCGGTTATAAGTTCTGA
- the rmuC gene encoding DNA recombination protein RmuC, whose amino-acid sequence MDLSILIYAVIALVGVAIGWLISGYQHAQQKADQLAEREEIVAGLSAAKQQLALSDHWRDECELLNNELRNLRDINTSLEADLREVTTRLESTQLHAEDKIRQMINSEQRLSEQFENLANRIFEHSNRRVDEQNRQSLNSLLTPLREQLDGFRRQVQDSFGQEARERHTLAHEIRNLQQLNAQMAQEAVNLTRALKGDNKTQGNWGEVVLTRVLEASGLREGYEYETQVSIENDARSRMQPDVIVRLPQGKDVVIDAKMTLVAYERYFNAEDDYTRESALQEHIASVRNHIRLLGRKDYQQLPGLRSLDYVLMFIPVEPAFLLALDRQPELITEALKNNIMLVSPTTLLVALRTIANLWRYEHQSRNAQQIADRASKLYDKMRLFVDDMSSVGQSLDRAQDNYRQAMKKLSSGRGNLLAQAEAFRSLGVEVKREINPELVEQATAQDEEFRLRAGEGEQKTDNKDNDLAADLSPEEQPTRFFRGG is encoded by the coding sequence GTGGATCTCTCAATCCTGATTTATGCGGTGATTGCGCTGGTGGGCGTGGCGATAGGGTGGCTGATTTCAGGTTATCAGCATGCGCAGCAGAAGGCCGATCAACTGGCAGAGCGCGAGGAGATAGTTGCCGGGTTAAGTGCGGCAAAACAGCAGCTTGCTCTGAGCGATCACTGGCGTGATGAGTGCGAACTGCTTAACAATGAACTGCGCAACCTGCGTGACATCAACACCTCGCTGGAGGCCGATCTGCGCGAAGTGACCACCCGTCTCGAATCCACCCAGTTGCATGCGGAAGACAAAATCCGCCAGATGATCAACAGCGAGCAGCGCCTCAGCGAGCAGTTTGAGAACCTCGCCAATCGCATTTTTGAGCACAGCAACCGCCGCGTCGACGAGCAAAACCGTCAGAGTCTTAACAGCCTGCTGACACCGCTGCGCGAACAGCTGGACGGTTTTCGTCGTCAGGTGCAGGACAGCTTTGGTCAGGAGGCGCGTGAGCGCCACACCCTGGCACATGAAATTCGCAATCTCCAGCAGTTGAACGCGCAGATGGCACAGGAGGCGGTCAACCTGACCCGTGCACTGAAAGGAGACAACAAAACCCAGGGAAACTGGGGTGAAGTCGTCCTGACGCGCGTGCTGGAAGCCTCTGGTCTGCGTGAAGGGTACGAATATGAAACGCAGGTCAGCATCGAAAACGATGCCCGTTCGCGGATGCAGCCGGATGTGATTGTGCGTCTGCCGCAGGGTAAAGACGTGGTGATTGATGCCAAAATGACGCTGGTGGCCTACGAGCGCTATTTTAATGCCGAAGACGATTACACCCGTGAGTCGGCGTTGCAGGAGCATATTGCCTCCGTGCGTAATCACATTCGTCTGCTGGGCCGGAAGGATTATCAACAGCTTCCAGGTCTCCGCTCGCTCGACTATGTCCTGATGTTTATCCCGGTAGAGCCTGCATTCCTGTTGGCGCTCGACAGACAGCCCGAACTGATCACCGAAGCGTTAAAAAATAACATTATGCTGGTCAGCCCTACCACGCTGCTGGTGGCGTTACGTACCATTGCCAACCTGTGGCGCTATGAGCACCAGAGCCGTAACGCACAGCAGATTGCTGACCGGGCCAGCAAGTTGTACGACAAAATGCGTCTCTTCGTGGACGATATGTCCTCGGTTGGGCAAAGCCTGGATCGCGCGCAGGATAACTATCGTCAGGCGATGAAAAAACTCTCCTCCGGGCGCGGCAACCTGCTGGCGCAAGCCGAGGCATTTCGTAGCCTGGGCGTGGAAGTGAAACGCGAGATTAATCCGGAATTGGTCGAACAGGCAACGGCTCAGGACGAGGAGTTTCGCCTTCGCGCAGGAGAGGGTGAGCAAAAGACAGACAACAAAGACAACGATTTAGCGGCGGATTTATCGCCAGAAGAGCAGCCGACGCGTTTCTTTCGCGGTGGTTGA
- the udp gene encoding uridine phosphorylase — MSKSDVFHLGLTKNDLQGATLAIVPGDPERVEKIAALMDKPVKLAAHREFTTWRAELDGKAVIVCSTGIGGPSTSIAVEELAQLGIRTFLRIGTTGAIQPHINVGDVLVTTASVRLDGASLHFAPMEFPAVADFECTTALVEAAKSVGATTHVGVTASSDTFYPGQERYDTFSGRVVSRFKGSMEEWQSMGVMNYEMESATLLTMCASQGLRAGMVAGVIVNRTQQEIPNAETMKQTESHAVKIVVEAARRLI, encoded by the coding sequence ATGTCCAAGTCTGATGTTTTTCATCTCGGCCTCACTAAAAACGATTTACAAGGGGCTACGCTGGCTATCGTCCCTGGCGATCCGGAGCGTGTGGAAAAGATCGCCGCGCTGATGGATAAGCCGGTCAAGCTGGCTGCCCATCGTGAATTCACCACCTGGCGTGCAGAGCTGGATGGCAAAGCGGTGATCGTGTGCTCTACCGGTATCGGCGGCCCGTCTACCTCTATCGCCGTGGAAGAACTGGCACAATTGGGCATTCGTACTTTCCTGCGAATCGGTACTACCGGTGCGATTCAGCCGCACATTAATGTGGGCGACGTGCTGGTGACGACCGCGTCCGTGCGTCTGGACGGTGCCAGCCTGCACTTTGCACCAATGGAATTCCCGGCAGTGGCGGATTTCGAATGTACCACTGCGCTGGTTGAAGCCGCGAAATCTGTGGGCGCAACCACCCACGTGGGCGTCACTGCATCCTCTGATACCTTCTACCCTGGCCAGGAGCGCTACGATACCTTCTCTGGCCGCGTGGTGAGCCGCTTCAAAGGCTCTATGGAAGAGTGGCAGTCCATGGGCGTAATGAACTACGAAATGGAATCTGCAACCCTGCTGACCATGTGCGCAAGCCAGGGTCTGCGTGCCGGTATGGTGGCGGGCGTTATCGTCAACCGTACCCAGCAGGAGATCCCGAACGCTGAAACCATGAAGCAGACCGAAAGTCATGCGGTGAAAATCGTGGTGGAAGCGGCTCGCCGTCTTATCTAG
- a CDS encoding dienelactone hydrolase family protein, giving the protein MTEKTGFAPAAAPHASTIVSTPEEAITAGETSIPSQGENMPAYHARPKSAGGPLPIVIVVQEIFGVHEHIRDLCRRLALEGYLAVAPELYFRQGDPNDYSDIPTLFSNLVSKVPDAQVLADLDHVASWAARNGGDPHRLMVTGFCWGGRISWLYAAHNPQLKAAVAWYGKLVGEKTLNSPKQPVDIATDLNAPVLGLYGGQDTGIPLDTVETMRQALRAANAKAEIVVYPDAGHAFNADYRPSYHAESAKDGWQRMLAWFSQYGGKKA; this is encoded by the coding sequence ATGACTGAAAAAACCGGTTTTGCACCTGCTGCGGCTCCGCATGCTTCCACCATCGTCTCAACGCCTGAAGAAGCCATTACTGCAGGTGAGACGTCTATTCCCTCGCAGGGGGAGAATATGCCTGCTTACCACGCGCGGCCAAAATCGGCAGGCGGTCCGCTGCCGATCGTGATTGTGGTTCAGGAGATTTTTGGCGTTCACGAACATATTCGCGACCTCTGCCGTCGTCTGGCGCTGGAAGGTTACCTGGCCGTTGCGCCTGAGCTTTATTTCCGTCAGGGCGATCCGAACGATTACAGCGATATCCCGACGCTGTTCAGCAACCTGGTCAGCAAAGTGCCGGACGCACAGGTGCTGGCCGACCTGGACCACGTTGCCAGCTGGGCGGCACGCAACGGCGGCGACCCGCACCGTCTTATGGTCACGGGCTTCTGCTGGGGTGGACGCATAAGCTGGCTGTATGCTGCGCACAATCCGCAGCTCAAAGCCGCCGTCGCCTGGTACGGCAAGCTGGTGGGGGAAAAGACGTTGAACTCACCGAAGCAACCTGTTGATATCGCGACGGATTTGAATGCTCCGGTGCTGGGACTTTATGGCGGCCAGGACACTGGCATCCCGCTTGATACGGTCGAGACGATGCGCCAGGCGCTGCGCGCGGCAAACGCGAAGGCGGAGATCGTGGTGTACCCGGATGCCGGACACGCGTTTAATGCCGACTATCGTCCGAGCTACCACGCAGAATCTGCCAAAGATGGCTGGCAGCGGATGCTGGCGTGGTTCAGCCAGTACGGTGGCAAGAAAGCGTAA